From one Rattus norvegicus strain BN/NHsdMcwi chromosome 7, GRCr8, whole genome shotgun sequence genomic stretch:
- the Tspo gene encoding translocator protein — MSQSWVPAVGLTLVPSLGGFMGAYFVRGEGLRWYASLQKPSWHPPRWTLAPIWGTLYSAMGYGSYIIWKELGGFTEEAMVPLGLYTGQLALNWAWPPIFFGARQMGWALVDLMLVSGVATATTLAWHRVSPPAARLLYPYLAWLAFATMLNYYVWRDNSGRRGGSRLTE; from the exons ATGTCTCAATCCTGGGTACCCGCCGTGGGCCTCACTCTGGTGCCCAGCCTGGGGGGCTTCATGGGAGCCTACTTTGTGCGTGGTGAGGGCCTCCGCTGGTATGCTAGCTTGCAGAAACCCTCCTGGCATCCGCCTCGCTGGACACTCGCTCCCATCTGGGGCACACTGTATTCGGCCATGGG GTATGGCTCCTACATAATCTGGAAAGAGCTGGGAGGTTTCACAGAGGAGGCTATGGTTCCCTTGGGTCTCTACACTGGTCAGCTGGCTCTGAACTGGGCATGGCCCCCCATCTTCTTTGGTGCCCGGCAGATGGGCTGG GCTTTGGTGGACCTCATGCTTGTCAGTGGGGTGGCAACCGCCACTACCCTGGCTTGGCACCGAGTGAGCCCACCGGCTGCCCGCTTGCTGTATCCTTACCTGGCCTGGCTGGCCTTTGCCACCATGCTCAACTACTATGTATGGCGTGATAACTCTGGTCGGCGAGGGGGCTCCCGGCTCACAGAGTGA